In the genome of Ignisphaera cupida, one region contains:
- a CDS encoding TrpB-like pyridoxal phosphate-dependent enzyme, translating to MVNIQEVNKYLYKYREEILPKYWYNIIPDLPKPLPPPMDPKDTNSRIELLQRILPKEVIKQQFTIDRFVKIPDEILEKYVVVGRPTPLFRAIGLEKFLDTPARIYFKYEGALPTGSHKVNTAIAQVYYAYSENVEGVTTETGAGQWGSAVALASSLYRLKSIVFMVKTSYDHKPARRSLIEFYGAEVVPSPSKITRFGRSLLENNPDHPGSLGIAISEAIEYALEHGYRYVMGSVIDVVLLHQTIIGLEAMRQMELIGEEPDIIVACVGGGSNFAGLAYPFIGLRNKGKRFIAVGSAEVPKFSKGEYRYDYPDTAGLLPLLKMITLGKDFVPPPIYSGGLRYHGLAPSLSLLIRERVVEAIEYREVEVYKAARIFAETQGIVPAPESAHAVKAVIDIALEARKRNEKITILFNLSGHGLLDIDNYKSMMIRYGRF from the coding sequence ATGGTAAATATTCAAGAGGTAAATAAGTATCTCTATAAATATAGAGAAGAAATTCTGCCAAAGTACTGGTATAACATCATTCCGGATCTACCAAAACCACTTCCTCCACCAATGGATCCAAAAGACACCAATTCTAGAATAGAATTGCTACAAAGAATACTTCCAAAGGAAGTTATTAAGCAACAATTCACCATTGACAGATTTGTGAAAATACCTGATGAAATTCTGGAAAAGTATGTTGTTGTTGGTAGGCCAACACCGCTTTTCAGAGCTATTGGCCTTGAGAAATTCTTGGATACTCCAGCTAGAATATACTTCAAGTATGAAGGGGCTTTGCCTACAGGTTCACATAAAGTTAATACTGCCATTGCACAGGTGTATTACGCCTATAGCGAAAATGTTGAGGGTGTTACAACAGAAACCGGAGCTGGGCAATGGGGTTCTGCTGTAGCCCTGGCATCTAGCTTATACAGATTAAAATCTATTGTGTTCATGGTTAAAACAAGCTATGATCATAAACCAGCTAGAAGAAGTTTGATAGAGTTTTACGGAGCTGAGGTTGTGCCAAGCCCATCTAAAATAACAAGATTTGGTAGAAGCCTTTTGGAGAATAATCCAGATCATCCAGGATCTCTTGGCATAGCCATTAGCGAAGCCATTGAATATGCTCTTGAACATGGCTATAGATATGTTATGGGTAGTGTAATTGATGTTGTGCTGCTTCACCAAACTATCATAGGTTTAGAGGCTATGAGGCAAATGGAGTTGATTGGTGAAGAACCCGATATTATTGTGGCATGTGTTGGTGGTGGAAGCAATTTTGCTGGACTGGCCTATCCATTCATAGGCCTTAGAAACAAAGGCAAAAGATTTATAGCTGTGGGTTCAGCTGAGGTACCAAAGTTTAGCAAAGGTGAGTATAGATATGATTATCCTGATACAGCAGGGCTTTTACCACTTCTGAAGATGATTACTTTAGGAAAAGACTTTGTGCCTCCACCAATATACTCTGGGGGATTAAGATACCATGGTCTAGCCCCATCGCTAAGTTTATTGATTAGGGAAAGAGTTGTTGAAGCTATTGAGTACAGGGAGGTGGAGGTATATAAAGCTGCTAGAATATTTGCTGAAACACAGGGAATAGTACCTGCTCCAGAAAGTGCACATGCTGTAAAAGCTGTAATTGATATTGCTTTAGAGGCTAGGAAAAGAAACGAGAAAATAACAATACTATTCAATTTGAGTGGTCATGGACTTCTCGACATAGACAACTACAAATCTATGATGATTAGATATGGAAGATTCTAA
- a CDS encoding type I 3-dehydroquinate dehydratase: protein MVKQPLVVASIPIRNVKDLEIALSIKDADYVELRLDYYSSPERIDYTMFANGRFIATLREKSEGGVNSFDPNVKKSLIMLWRKLGILYDVEASFIEKYNVEYNNAIVSIHILSEPKNIIEVENKVIKYLDKAFAVKIAVVPFKGYKSFLAKLLELGENVAVMPMNVEPRERIAFALLGSKLVYGYVTEPTANGQMHYKKIREVLNLFENTN, encoded by the coding sequence ATGGTTAAACAACCATTGGTAGTTGCATCTATTCCAATAAGAAATGTGAAGGATCTTGAGATTGCTCTAAGCATAAAGGATGCCGATTATGTTGAGCTTAGACTAGACTATTACAGCAGCCCAGAAAGAATAGACTATACAATGTTTGCAAATGGAAGGTTTATAGCAACACTCAGAGAAAAAAGTGAAGGTGGTGTCAATAGCTTTGATCCAAATGTGAAGAAGAGTTTGATAATGCTTTGGAGAAAACTTGGAATACTCTACGATGTAGAAGCTTCATTTATTGAAAAATACAATGTTGAATACAACAATGCTATTGTCTCTATACATATTTTGAGTGAGCCTAAAAACATTATTGAAGTAGAGAACAAGGTTATAAAGTATTTAGACAAGGCATTCGCAGTCAAAATTGCTGTTGTTCCATTCAAAGGATACAAATCATTTTTAGCAAAGCTTCTAGAACTTGGAGAAAATGTAGCTGTTATGCCAATGAATGTTGAGCCTAGAGAGAGAATAGCATTTGCTTTACTAGGATCAAAACTTGTTTATGGCTATGTAACAGAGCCAACAGCCAATGGACAAATGCACTACAAAAAGATTAGGGAAGTATTAAATCTTTTTGAGAATACTAATTGA